The bacterium genome includes the window CCTCGCGGTAGATCGCCTGGGCGAGCACGGTAGCGGTGGTGGTGCCGTCACCGGCGACGTCGGAAGTCTTCGACGCCACCTCGCGCACCATCTGGGCACCGAGGTTCTCGACCGAGTCGGGGAGCTCGATCTCTTTGGCGACGGTCACGCCGTCCTTGGTGATGGTGGGCGAGCCGAAGCTCTTCTCGATGATGACGTTGCGGCCCTTCGGGCCGAGGGTGACCTTCACCGCGTCGGCGAGCTTGTTGACGCCCCGCAGGATCGCGGCGCGGGCGTCCTCGGAGTAAATGATC containing:
- the groEL gene encoding chaperonin GroEL (60 kDa chaperone family; promotes refolding of misfolded polypeptides especially under stressful conditions; forms two stacked rings of heptamers to form a barrel-shaped 14mer; ends can be capped by GroES; misfolded proteins enter the barrel where they are refolded when GroES binds; many bacteria have multiple copies of the groEL gene which are active under different environmental conditions; the B.japonicum protein in this cluster is expressed constitutively; in Rhodobacter, Corynebacterium and Rhizobium this protein is essential for growth), whose amino-acid sequence is MAKQIIYSEDARAAILRGVNKLADAVKVTLGPKGRNVIIEKSFGSPTITKDGVTVAKEIELPDSVENLGAQMVREVASKTSDVAGDGTTTATVLAQAIYRE